Within Gammaproteobacteria bacterium, the genomic segment ACGCAGTGGGAAGAGGTTATCGACATCTTCAACGACCGCTTCTTCGTACCGTTCAAGCTGGAGGCAACTAACCGGCTGTCCGTAATCCTCGGTCAGGAGCCGATGCTAAACCTCGGCTTTACATTCGAGGACGGCGGTGATACGGCGTCCGTTGACCGCAACGCACTTATGCAGGCCCTTAGCACGGGTGAAAAGAAGGCCTTCTACGTGCTGAACATCCTCTTCGAAATCGAAGTACGGAAGGAGGCGAAGCAGGAGACGCTCATCATCGTCGATGACATTGCGGATTCGTTCGACTACAAGAACAAGTACGCCATCATTCAGTACCTGATGGACATTGCCGAAGATCCCCATTTCAAGCAGATCATACTCACCCACAACTTTGACTTCTATCGGACTATTCAGAGCCGATTTGTCCGGTACCCGGATTGCTTCATGGCGTCGAAGACTGCAGCGGGCTTAGTGCTTGAGCGAGCCGCTGGCATTCAGAACGTCTTCGTCAAAGACTGGAAACCAAACTTCGCTGCTGAGCCGAAGAAAAAGATTTCCTGCATCCCCTTCATGCGCAATCTCATCGAATATACAAAGGATGCAGCCGACCCTGATTTCGTCAAACTGACGTCGCTGCTACACTGGAAGGCTGACTCCGATCAGATCACGATTTCTGACCTGGATGTGATCTTCAACAGGCTGTTCGGCCAAAACGTTGCTTCAACCGACGGCACAAAACCTGTTGCGACTCTCATTGACCATGAGGCCGGCGAATGCCTGAAGGCTGCCGAGGGGATCAACTTCGAGAACAAGATCGTGCTTGCCATGTCGATCCGGCTCACCGCCGAGCGCTTCATGGTCGAGCGCATCAACGATCCGGCCTTCGTCGCGGGCATCGACGCGAACCAGACACCAAAGCTGTTGAAGAAGTTCCGGGAATTGTTCGGCACCGAGCTGAAGACGATCAAGGTCCTGCAGCGTGTGGCCCTCATGACGCCAGAGAATATTCACCTGAACTCTTTCATGTATGAACCGATCCTGGACATGTCTGACGGGCATCTCCGAAGGCTGTACAGAGAGGTGGTGGCGCTGGTCTAGATTCCAGGTCTGAACGGCACCAGGACTGTGCGAGAAATCGGGGCAGATTTTCCATCTGAAGCCGCGGCAAGCCGCTTCGAAAGGGGATAATAGGTAAAGAGCTGTGACGCAAATGGGGCGAATGGCATCGACGTAACAGGAGGAGCCCTAACCCCAAAAGGGCCCGAACCGCTGATGACCGCGGTTCCAAAGAGGCAAATGGCTTCCTGAGCTGACGGCATTTTCGCTACTGGTCGCATAGGTCGCCTGCCTACGCTCGCCCCTTGGTAAAGGGTAGCGGGCAAGCTGCGATGGGCGTTCTCAAGATGGTTGGATTCAGCCGCCGGGAGCCGGCTTTGACGGCTTCGCCACTGTCGCCGACCGCATTCGCGGTGCTCGATCCTGAGACGTTGCTGGCATCGCACACCCATCGTCTCATCCAGATTCGCCAGCAGGTCGGCGTACCGGCCGCCCACTGGACGATGCTCTATGAGCGGCTGCTGCTCGATTTCGCCGCGTTCGTGCAGATGCTGCCGGCTTCTGAAGCCCATCATCATTGCGAAGCCGGTGGCCTGCTCCAGCACTGCCTCGATACGACGCTGCGCGCGCTGACGATCCGGCGCGGCGTGCTGCTGCCCGCAGCTGCCGGAACAGAGCAACTCGCCGAGAAGCAGGACGTGTGGACTTATGCCACAGCGACCGCAGCGCTGCTGCACGACCTGGGGAAACCGGTCGTCGATCAGACTGTCACCCTGTTCGCAGCGGATGGACGGCCTCTCGGGCGCTGGAATCCGCTGGCCGGACCGATGCCGGCGCAGGCGACCTATGCGGTCGAGTTTGTTCGCGGACGACGCTATCGCCTGCACCCGCGCCTGCCGCCGCTGCTGGTGCAGTTCATCGTGCCGCCCGTCGGGCTCGAATGGATCAGCAGCGACCTGGACGTGTTCGAGGCCTGGTTGGCGACCATCTCCGGGGGCGACTCCGAGCTCGCCGGCGAACTGGGCCGGATCGTGCGGCAGGCGGACAGCGCGAGCGTTGCCGAGGACCTCGCGTTGGGTATCGCCAAAGCGCCGACGCCCCGGCGGGGACCGCGGCCGCTGGGCGAGCGCCTGGGGATTGCGCTGCGTCATCTGATCGATACGCAGTCGCTCCCCCTCAATCGTCCCGGCGCGGCGGGCTGGGTGTTCGACGAGGATCTCTGGCTGGTCAGCAAGCGCGTACTCGATGCCTTGCGGGAGGAATTGGCGCGCGAGTCCGGCGGCGCCGGTCTGCCCCGCAACGAACGGCTGATGGATGAGCTTCAGCAGTCCGGCATCGTGGTGCCGAACGGCGATCGGGCGATCTGGACTGCGACGATCGAACTCGGCGAGTGGCGGCAACGCCTGACGATGCTGCGCGTTCCATTGGCGCGGCTGTGGACCGATCCGGCGTCGCGTCCGCCGGCCGTCGACGGACGGGCAATCCCGGAGACGGATACCGCCGCAGAAGGGCACCCCGATGTGCTGGCAGCCATGCCCGTGCAAGTGGCGTCGGCTACGGACAAGCGGTCACCGGCTTTCACTGAAACCACCGAGGTCGAACTCGGCGACCAAGCGACCGCATCCGTGCACGCCGATCCGGACCATGAGGTTGCAAGCGCCCCCGCTCCGCTGGAAGACGATTTCCTCCACTGGGTCAGTGACGGTGTACGCAGCGGCAGCCTGAAGGTCAATACTGTCGATGCGCGCGTGCACGTCACACAGGAAGGGCTGCTGCTGGTCAGCCCTGGAATCTTCCGCGACTACGCCGGTGTCGATGGCTGGGCGGCAGCGCAGAAGAAGCTGCAGAAGCTGAAGCTGCATCTGAAGACGCCGGAGGGCACCAATATCTGGACCTACCGGGTGTCCGGCGAACGCAGGTCGAGCGCACAGCTCAAGGGCCTGCTGTTCCCGAACGCCACCGTCCTCTTTGGCCTGACGCTGCCGGAACCGAATCCGCATCTGGCACTGGCGAAACCGCTCAACTACACGGAAGCGGCGCCGGACGGACCGTGAGCCGGTATTTCGACAACCGTCTGCGCAGGGCCTTCGAACTCGTGCCTGCAGGAATTCTCGCGGGCGTTTCGTTCACCTTGTTGATGGCGCCGGGGCAGGTTTACTCGATTCAACCGGAAGTCGCGCAGGCGTTCGGAACGGTGTTCGCGGCGCTGGGGCTGGTGCGGGCCTGGCAGGGCTGGTTGATCGTTCGCTACCGAACCTGCCTGCGGCGGCTGCCGCGCTATGTGCTGGACGGGGAGCGCATCCCGGTCTCGCACCGCCGGCTGTTTCTGGGTCGCGGGTTCGCCTGGGACCCGCGTCATTCGCAGCGGCTGATCGAAACGCAGGTGCCCGCCGCCAAGCGCTGGCTACGGCCGGGACCCGCGTACCGACTCGCACGACAGTTCGAGGCGCGCTGCGAGCATGCGCGTCTGGCCCAAGCGCTGATCCGGCTCACCGTCGCGGACCGCTGGTGGAATCCGCTGCGGCCGGAGCCGCCGGTCGGTGGCAATCCCTGCCTGCATGGCGTCGGCGCCGAAGACGAGTCCGACGTGTGGATCGACCTCGGCGACCGGGTCGCGCATACGCTGGTGCTCGGCACGACGCGCGTCGGCAAGACGCGGCTGGCGGAACTGCTGGTCGCGCAGGATATCCGCCGCGGCGAGACGGTGATCGTGTTCGATCCCAAGGGCGATCTCGATCTGCTGCGGCGGATGTTCGCGGAATGCCGGCGCGCGGGGCGGCTGGACCACTTCTACCTGTTTCACCTCGGCTTTCCAGAAATCTCGGCGCGCTACAACCCGGTCGGCGAGTTCGGACGCATCACGGAGGTGGCGTCGCGGATCGCATCGCAATTGCCCTCCGAAGGCAATTCGGCGGCCTTTCGGGAATTCGCCTGGCGTTTCACCAATGCGGTGGCGCGGGCGATGGTCGGGCTGGGCCGCAAGCCGGACTACACCAGTATCGCGCGCTACGTGACGCACATCGAGCCGCTGCTGGTCGAGTATCACCAGCAGTGGCTGGCGCGCGAGGCGCCACGGGACTGGGCGCAGTCGGTCAGGACGATTGCGGACAACATCAATGACAAGAACCTGCCAACTGCTCTGCGCGGCCGCGATCCGCGCGCGATCGCGCTGATCCGCTATGCCAAGGAGAACGGGATGTTCGACCCGGTGGCGGATGCGCTGCGTTCAGCCTTCGAGTACGACAAGACCTACTTCGACAAGCTGACCGCCTCGCTGCTGCCGCTGCTGGAGAAGCTCACGAGCGGCGCCAGCGGCAGCCTGCTGACGCCCGACTACGGGGACGTGGCTGACCGGCGCCCGATCCTCGACTGGATGCGCGTGGTGCGCGAGAACGCCGTCGTCTACGTGGGGCTGGATGCGCTGTCCGATCACGAAGTCGCTTCCGCGGTCGGCAACAGCATGTTCGCGGACTTCACCTCGGTGGCCGGCTCGCTCTACAAGTTCGGGGATACGCGTGGCCTGCCGGCCGTGCCGGGCCACGTGCGGCCAAGAATCTCGGTGCATGCCGACGAGTTCAACGAGCTGGTCGGCGACGAGTTCATCCCCCTGCTGAACAAGGC encodes:
- the traD gene encoding type IV conjugative transfer system coupling protein TraD encodes the protein MSRYFDNRLRRAFELVPAGILAGVSFTLLMAPGQVYSIQPEVAQAFGTVFAALGLVRAWQGWLIVRYRTCLRRLPRYVLDGERIPVSHRRLFLGRGFAWDPRHSQRLIETQVPAAKRWLRPGPAYRLARQFEARCEHARLAQALIRLTVADRWWNPLRPEPPVGGNPCLHGVGAEDESDVWIDLGDRVAHTLVLGTTRVGKTRLAELLVAQDIRRGETVIVFDPKGDLDLLRRMFAECRRAGRLDHFYLFHLGFPEISARYNPVGEFGRITEVASRIASQLPSEGNSAAFREFAWRFTNAVARAMVGLGRKPDYTSIARYVTHIEPLLVEYHQQWLAREAPRDWAQSVRTIADNINDKNLPTALRGRDPRAIALIRYAKENGMFDPVADALRSAFEYDKTYFDKLTASLLPLLEKLTSGASGSLLTPDYGDVADRRPILDWMRVVRENAVVYVGLDALSDHEVASAVGNSMFADFTSVAGSLYKFGDTRGLPAVPGHVRPRISVHADEFNELVGDEFIPLLNKAGGAGVQVTAYTQTASDIEAGIGDRAKAGQVSGNLNTLIMLRVRNEETAEFLTSQLPPVRVFTKIAATRVTDDNNPESATDFISQNEDRLAEQEAQMLRPADLVQLPKGQAFALLDGGKLYKLRLPLAGADPLLPQSMEEIARWAHQQYGTGVHR
- a CDS encoding TraI domain-containing protein — encoded protein: MTASPLSPTAFAVLDPETLLASHTHRLIQIRQQVGVPAAHWTMLYERLLLDFAAFVQMLPASEAHHHCEAGGLLQHCLDTTLRALTIRRGVLLPAAAGTEQLAEKQDVWTYATATAALLHDLGKPVVDQTVTLFAADGRPLGRWNPLAGPMPAQATYAVEFVRGRRYRLHPRLPPLLVQFIVPPVGLEWISSDLDVFEAWLATISGGDSELAGELGRIVRQADSASVAEDLALGIAKAPTPRRGPRPLGERLGIALRHLIDTQSLPLNRPGAAGWVFDEDLWLVSKRVLDALREELARESGGAGLPRNERLMDELQQSGIVVPNGDRAIWTATIELGEWRQRLTMLRVPLARLWTDPASRPPAVDGRAIPETDTAAEGHPDVLAAMPVQVASATDKRSPAFTETTEVELGDQATASVHADPDHEVASAPAPLEDDFLHWVSDGVRSGSLKVNTVDARVHVTQEGLLLVSPGIFRDYAGVDGWAAAQKKLQKLKLHLKTPEGTNIWTYRVSGERRSSAQLKGLLFPNATVLFGLTLPEPNPHLALAKPLNYTEAAPDGP
- a CDS encoding phage infection protein — protein: MKTVNIDLESCYGIKKLQVQFDFSKAKACAIYAPNGSMKSSLAQTFQDVADGAASKDRIFPARACKREIKDEAGADLSRESVLVVRPYDEVLGHSAKTSTLLVNPGLRKEYEALHTDIDAAKDTLLKALKEQSGSKKDLEKELSSTFTARDDQFYVALNRIKEEVAAMSDSSLATVTYDVIFDDKVLALLATEEAKTAIQDYIKKYNELLAASTYFKKGTFNYYNATTVAKQLADNGFFDAKHSVTLNADTKLEVTSQKELEELIAKEKDAISNDRDLKKKFAKLDKLIQKNVTVRDFEAYLQNHEELLVRLGNIPAFKEDIWKSYLKARFEPFQDLLNKYQAAQARRKEIEEQAAKERTQWEEVIDIFNDRFFVPFKLEATNRLSVILGQEPMLNLGFTFEDGGDTASVDRNALMQALSTGEKKAFYVLNILFEIEVRKEAKQETLIIVDDIADSFDYKNKYAIIQYLMDIAEDPHFKQIILTHNFDFYRTIQSRFVRYPDCFMASKTAAGLVLERAAGIQNVFVKDWKPNFAAEPKKKISCIPFMRNLIEYTKDAADPDFVKLTSLLHWKADSDQITISDLDVIFNRLFGQNVASTDGTKPVATLIDHEAGECLKAAEGINFENKIVLAMSIRLTAERFMVERINDPAFVAGIDANQTPKLLKKFRELFGTELKTIKVLQRVALMTPENIHLNSFMYEPILDMSDGHLRRLYREVVALV